The nucleotide window TAGCTTTATAATTTTACAACTTATAAGTTGTTGTTATCTACACTGTTCAATTTTCAAAGACCAATTCATTGTCGCTGCTTGCTAGCGACTCTTAATATTATATCAGGTTTTAAGTAGCTTGTCAAGAACTTTTTTTATTTTCTTTTAAATTCTTTTTTTATTTAGAAAGACAAGCTTTCCTGACGACTCTTAGTACTATATCAAATATATATATGCTTGTCAAGGATATTTTTGAGATTTTTTAAGTCATTTATATAATCATCTTTTATAGACCTATTATAAATTACTGCTGCTGGATGATACAAAGGATAGACAATATATTCTTTTCCCATTATAGTCTTATTTGTTTTCTTACCATGATAATTACCTATTGTAACACTATTATTTTCTAATATTGTCTTAAAAGGTACATTTCCCAAAGTTACAATTAGATCAGGTTCTATTATTGATATTTCTTCGAATAGGTAATCAGTGAAATTATTTATTTCTTCTTTAATAGGTGTTCTATTTATATCCCTTCCTGTTTTTTTACTCTTTTTTGTTGGTCTATACTTTACTACATTTGTTATATAAATATCTTTTCTGTCTAATTTCAATATCTCCAAAAACTCATTTAAATATTTACCTGCAGCACCTACAAAAGGCTTTCTCTGTTCAACTTCATTTTTGCCAGGGGCTTCACCTATAAGTATTATTTTGCTATCTACACTTCCATTTCCTAATACTAACCTTTTTTCATTAAACTTCTTTTCTATAGTTTTATTAAATCGATTCATATTTGTTTGTTTATCCATAAATTTCTCCTTTTATAATTCTATAATTTGAATAAATAGAGCTAATCCATCATAAATATTACTATTATCTAATTATTTAAATGGGGGTATAAAAATGATTATATCTATAATTCTATTTATCTTAGGTTTGATTTTAATTGTAAAAGGTGGTGATTATTTCATTGAATCCTCTGTTGAAATAGCTAAAATTTCTAAATTACCAAAGATATTAATAGGAGCTACAATTGTAAGTGTTGCTACAACTACTCCAGAAGCTATTGTGTCCATAACTGCTTCTTTTAAAAATCATACCCAAATGAGTGTAGGCAATTCAATAGGATCTATAATTTGTAATACAGGTTTAATCCTAGGAATTACTTCTATTATAAGTCCTACTAAAGTTAAAGGTAATCTCACAAAATTAAAATCATTAATGTTAATAGTATTTTTCATTATATTTTTAAAATTATCTTTTGATAGAACTATTAACTATAGTGATGCTTGGATACTACTAATACTTTTAATTATATACATATTATTTGACTTACTAGTTATTATGTACAAAAAAAATAAAGCTATGAAGGAATATGAAACTATTTATTCTAAAAAAAATTATATCAAAATCATTCTATTATTTATTATAGGTATTGTAGGTATTTTTATAGGTTCTAACCTACTTATAAATAATGGTATTGTCATAGCGACATTTATAGGCATTCCTGAAGCAGTTATAAGTTTAACATTAATAGCATTAGGAACTTCATTACCTGAATTAACTACTGCATTAACTGCATTAAAAAAAGGTCATTCATCATTATCTATAGGTAATATAATAGGTGCAAATATCTTAAATATATCTTTAGTTCTAGGTACTTCTGGTTTTTTAAATGATCTTGACATATCTATACAGAATATCTACTTGGATTTTGTTATAGCATTTATATTAATATTAATACTAACACTTACATGTATATTTAGAGGTAAAGTCAATAGATTAGTAGGGTTTTCACTCTTTCTCATTTACATACTATATTTATTTATTTT belongs to Senegalia massiliensis and includes:
- a CDS encoding uracil-DNA glycosylase, with the translated sequence MDKQTNMNRFNKTIEKKFNEKRLVLGNGSVDSKIILIGEAPGKNEVEQRKPFVGAAGKYLNEFLEILKLDRKDIYITNVVKYRPTKKSKKTGRDINRTPIKEEINNFTDYLFEEISIIEPDLIVTLGNVPFKTILENNSVTIGNYHGKKTNKTIMGKEYIVYPLYHPAAVIYNRSIKDDYINDLKNLKNILDKHIYI
- a CDS encoding calcium/sodium antiporter is translated as MIISIILFILGLILIVKGGDYFIESSVEIAKISKLPKILIGATIVSVATTTPEAIVSITASFKNHTQMSVGNSIGSIICNTGLILGITSIISPTKVKGNLTKLKSLMLIVFFIIFLKLSFDRTINYSDAWILLILLIIYILFDLLVIMYKKNKAMKEYETIYSKKNYIKIILLFIIGIVGIFIGSNLLINNGIVIATFIGIPEAVISLTLIALGTSLPELTTALTALKKGHSSLSIGNIIGANILNISLVLGTSGFLNDLDISIQNIYLDFVIAFILILILTLTCIFRGKVNRLVGFSLFLIYILYLFILYYIYF